The Xiphophorus couchianus chromosome 14, X_couchianus-1.0, whole genome shotgun sequence genome includes a region encoding these proteins:
- the dennd4c gene encoding DENN domain-containing protein 4C isoform X2 — translation MIEDKGHRVTDYFVVAGLTDKPTPLEQDLSETKSGGPKAPITDLAVINRSAGETAPEGFTCIETTYSGQPANLNHGSLKSPELFLCYKRVRGKPPLIDIGVLYEGKDRLIQGCEVIQATPYGRCANVNNSSANSQRIFVTLRRAPPVQPQNSLAVTDICVIITSKGETPPHTFCKVDRNLNCGMWGSNVFLCYKKSVSASNSISYKAGLIFRYPEEDYESFPLSESVPLFCLPMGSKIECWAPNTRDPLPVFSTFVLTISSGEKVYGSAIQFYEPYSVDLLSEKQKIQLGLLTAVEKKMIPNRSVNTNKCICLLSRWPFFESFRKFLMFIYKLSVSGPHPLPIEKHISHFMHYVSFPSPQRPRILVQLSAHDTLILSQPVCTPLPLSGADYGTLLMNLGAENCATLLHFVLLESKILLHSLRPAVLTGVAEAVVAMIFPFQWQCPYIPLCPLSLAGVLNAPCPFIVGVDSRYFDLYDPPPDVVCVDLDTNTIYLSDEKKHSNWKYLPKKPCKSLINSLSNLHHQLVTVAVRQTPHEDSALDLTPIDADFTWHKKKMSLEMEIQEAFLRFMASILKGYRSYLKPITQAPSEKATAADSLYDLQGFLKSRDRAHQKFYSQLTKTQIFIRFIEECTFVSDKDTGLAFFDDCVEKVEGDSSEDTKLLELDESQKSEHTVFVMPPEPLADNGSEPAPQYTYKGFPRLQLSLFDRPRELRPALSTRAAGASLSSSPALLAKRTKQEIKLAYKLAKRFYSNPPQWARCLFSHCYSMWFICLPAGVRLAKSKSRAMQQAYNVLLKMRATEVEILDEVCYRVVMQLCGVWGLPVMAVRVLVEMKKAGVHPNAITYGYYNKAVLESPWPSRNRSGLFMWTKLRNVVRGVAQFKQIQNHTLSKKKTPTITTTAAPGEESGVTDADNLSHGSAHSSNEVNGEEHNEDTADGCNTGRQSDQGYGSKDELHQELAEPSPTEEHSAGQRNSDEKTLNGGDIAGSVDSAVAVAEPLSPVDVPSPVPSIVRLSTGSFDGGRETKPGKLFRNLSKTDSVSLPDPDASLAVGEAPPPSQHQRQKAFLERSCSFSAETRAGMLLEKGVDHMASQMGADARILAAALSGTQSPPPHSKSKALFEDLEEESGDDKNPSKEEAKGEVKNEETKVKVTEIKKEKRERKQTESHEDESGARGATLERADVKAGADPLSLMVSENEESASISSQDPPRSVPTVVSRNLAEEIEMYMSLRSPLGSKSSSMELQQGQGDAPYVNQPEKPLERRPSLPVHPVKSAGSSPADTPKRSPKTVTRSKTFAVKMKTSASATASPAPKSSSLTALVKSSQAGSLGSVINTFSGIKMDSLLSGAKIDVLKSSMKHAANVGSKMWGAMASAFTYSDDEDEQPQGVGGFPGGLDEHMLSSHDLAESPEKRTVSGLVANGLNQSSTSLGSSSSSSDTGRGTQQTHATPGRAGRGPDSEQSSSHHASSSSIYQNCALEVLMSSCSQCHSCEALVYDEEIMAGWTADDSNLNTNCPFCRTAFLPLLHVEFHDLRMTPDFYMNPSASGESIHSNTAQPTASSLADIKTPDLITFSEETKETPDNRPAAHKSLVPEPVQSDPLGLLVHPAAGKQEKSSGTSLTRSNSVGGPLQSLDYTLRPGHGVSTTSLPCSLHEVSDGIGKKRPNPKPVSVPYLSPLVLRKELETLLENEGDQVIYTHKFLSQHPIIFWNLVWYFRRLDLPSHLPGLILTSEHCNNGVQLPLTSLSQDSKHVFVQLLWDNINLHQEPEEPLYLLWRTFLEKKGTLAPTDHQEIRTLLNAIVRNIQTNDVYGPINLLLREIKRRPDGVKRQRSIYREILFLSLVALGRENIDIEAFDREYRQAYDQLSPEQLKSLHRMDRPPSTSIQWCLKCFGAPFI, via the exons AGTGCTGTATGAGGGCAAGGACCGTCTGATCCAGGGCTGCGAGGTCATCCAGGCCACGCCGTACGGACGCTGCGCCAACGTCAACAACAGCTCTGCCAACTCGCAGCGCATCTTCGTCACTTTGCGCCGAGCCCCTCCGGTCCAGCCTCAGAATTCCCTGGCAGTGACAGACATCTGCGTGATCATCACCAGCAAGGGCGAGACACCGCCACACACCTTCTGCAAAGTGGACAGGAACCTGAACTGTGGCATG TGGGGTTCCAATGTGTTCCTGTGTTACAAGAAATCGGTATCGGCGTCCAACTCTATAAGTTACAAAGCAG gttTAATCTTTCGTTACCCCGAAGAGGACTATGAATCTTTTCCTCTGTCGGAGTCTGTACCTCTTTTCTGTTTGCCAATGGGTTCCAAGATTGAATGCTGGGCGCCGAACACCCGCGACCCTCTGCCGGTTTTCTCTACGTTTGTCCTAACCATCTCTTCTGGTGAAAAG GTTTACGGATCAGCCATCCAGTTCTACGAACCGTACTCTGTTGATCTTCTGAGCGAGAAGCAGAAGATCCAGCTGGGTCTGCTCACCGCTGTGGAGAAGAAGATGATCCCCAACCGCTCCGTAAACACCAACAAATGCATCTGTCTGCTGTCCCGCTGGCCCTTCTTCGAATCGTTCCGCAAGTTCCTGATGTTTATCTACAAGCTCTCGGTCTCAGGCCCACATCCACTGCCCATTGAAAA GCACATCTCGCACTTCATGCACTATGTGTCATTTCCTTCCCCTCAAAGGCCCAGAATCCTTGTCCAG CTCTCGGCACATGACACTTTGATACTGTCTCAGCCCGTGTGTACTCCCTTACCCCTCAG tGGGGCAGATTACGGCACTTTGCTGATGAATCTGGGTGCAGAAAACTGCGCCACGCTGCTGCACTTTGTCCTGCTGGAGAGCAAGATTCTGCTTCACTCGCTGAGGCCCGCCGTGCTCACCGGAGTGGCTGAGGCTGTGGTAGCT ATGATCTTCCCCTTCCAGTGGCAGTGCCCCTACATCCCGCTGTGCCCCCTGTCTCTGGCAGGCGTCCTCAACGCGCCATGTCCTTTCATTGTTGGTGTCGACTCGCGCTACTTTGACCTGTACGACCCCCCGCCAGATGTTGTCTGTGTGGACCTGGACACCAACACCATCTATCT GTCGGATGAGAAGAAACACAGCAACTGGAAGTACCTCCCAAAGAAGCCCTGCAAGAGTCTGATCAACTCGCTGAGCAACTTGCACCACCAGCTGGTCACAG TGGCAGTTCGCCAAACTCCACACGAGGACTCGGCTTTGGACCTGACCCCCATCGACGCGGACTTCACCTGGCACAAGAAGAAGATGTCCCTGGAGATGGAGATCCAGGAAGCCTTCCTACGGTTCATGGCCTCCATCCTGAAGGGCTACCGCTCCTACCTCAAACCCATCACCCAGGCACCCTCTGAGAAGGCCACGGCCGCGGACTCCCTTTACGACCTGCAAG GTTTCCTAAAAAGCAGAGACCGCGCCCATCAGAAGTTTTACTCCCAGCTCACAAAGACCCAGATATTCATCCGTTTTATCGAGGAATGCACCTTCGTCAGCGACAAAGACACCGGCCTGGCCTTTTTCGATGACTGTGTGGAGAAG GTTGAAGGAGATTCATCTGAGGACACCAAACTGCTGGAGCTGGATGAGTCTCAGAAGAGCGAGCACACGGTTTTCGTAATGCCTCCAGAGCCTCTGGCCGACAACGGATCTGAACCCGCCCCTCAATACAC ATATAAAGGTTTCCCCAGACTGCAGCTGAGTCTGTTTGACCGGCCCAGAGAGTTGCGTCCTGCGCTGAGCACCAGAGCAGCGGGGGCCAGTCTGTCCAGCAGCCCTGCACTGCTGGCTAAGAGAACCAAGCAG GAGATTAAGCTGGCCTACAAGCTGGCGAAGCGTTTCTACTCCAACCCGCCGCAGTGGGCGCGCTGCCTGTTCAGCCACTGCTACAGTATGTGGTTCATCTGCCTGCCTGCAGGTGTGCGGCTGGCCAAGTCCAAGAGCCGAGCCATGCAGCAGGCCTACAACGTGCTGCTGAAGATGAGGGCCACTGAGGTGGAGATTCTGGACGAG GTGTGCTACAGAGTGGTGATGCAGCTCTGCGGTGTGTGGGGTCTCCCTGTTATGGCTGTGCGAGTCCTGGTAGAGATGAAAAAAGCCGGAGTTCATCCGAACGCCATCACATACGGATACTATAACaag GCCGTCCTGGAAAGCCCCTGGCCGAGTCGAAACCGCAGCGGCCTCTTCATGTGGACCAAGCTGCGTAACGTCGTTCGTGGAGTGGCCCAGTTCAAGCAAATCCAAAATCACACATTGTCCAAGAAGAAGACGCCCACGATAACGACCACAG CTGCACCAGGAGAAGAGTCCGGAGTCACAGATGCTGATAATCTGAGCCACGGAAGCGCTCACAGCTCCAATGAAGTGAACGGCGAGGAGCACAACGAGGACACAGCAGACGGCTGCAACACAG GAAGACAGTCTGACCAAGGATACGGTTCTAAGGATGAGCTGCACCAGGAGCTGGCAGAGCCTTCACCTACAGAAGAGCATTCAGCTGGCCAGAGAAACTCTGATGAAAAGACCCTTAATG GTGGCGACATTGCAGGCTCAGTGGACAGTGCAGTGGCAGTGGCAGAGCCCCTCAGTCCTGTTGATGTCCCTTCACCCGTCCCCAGCATTGTTAGGCTCTCCACTGGAAGCTTTGATGGTGGCAGGGAAACCA AACCTGGGAAGCTGTTCCGGAATCTCAGTAAGACAGATAGCGTGTCGCTGCCAGATCCCGACGCCTCGCTGGCGGTGGGGGAAGCCCCGCCACCGTCCCAGCATCAACGGCAGAAAGCCTTCTTGGAGCGTAGCTGCAGCTTCAGCGCCGAAACCCGCGCTGGGATGCTCCTGGAGAAAGGTGTGGACCACATGGCCAGCCAGATGGGCGCAGACGCCCGCATCCTGGCCGCAGCGCTCTCAGGGACTCAGAGTCCGCCGCCACACAGCAAGTCCAAAGCACTTTTCGAAGACCTTGAGGAAGAGTCAGGGGACGATAAAAACCCTTCAAAGGAGGAGGCTAAAGGAGAAGTTAAAAATGAGGAGACAAAGGTGAAGGTCACTGAGATCAagaaggagaaaagagagaggaagcAGACGGAGTCGCATGAGGATGAGTCCGGAGCGCGAGGAGCCACACTGGAGAGGGCCGATGTGAAGGCGGGGGCCGACCCGCTCTCCCTCATGGTGTCGGAGAATGAAGAATCAGCGTCCATTAGCAGCCAGGATCCCCCGCGCTCCGTCCCTACCGTTGTATCCCGCAACCTGGCCGAGGAAATCGAAATGTACATGAGTCTGAGGAGCCCACTGGGGTCGAAGTCCTCCAGCatggagctgcagcagggcCAGGGAGACGCCCCCTACGTAAATCAGCCCGAAAAGCCTCTGGAGCGGAGGCCCAGCCTCCCCGTTCATCCGGTCAAAAGCGCCGGCAGCTCGCCGGCCGACACGCCCAAACGCAGCCCGAAAACTGTCACTCGCTCCAAGACTTTTGCTGTGAAGATGAAAACATCTGCGAGCGCTACGGCGAGCCCCGCCCCTAAATCCTCCTCGCTCACGGCGCTGGTTAAGTCCTCGCAGGCGGGATCGCTGGGATCCGTCATCAACACCTTTTCAGGCATTAAAATGGACTCATTGCTGTCAGGAGCCAAAATCGATGTGCTGAAGTCGAGCATGAAGCACGCGGCGAATGTGGGCAGTAAAATGTGGGGGGCCATGGCATCAGCCTTTACTTACTCAGATGACGAG GATGAGCAGCCTCAGGGCGTGGGCGGTTTCCCTGGCGGTCTGGATGAACACATGTTGTCTTCACATGATTTGGCTGAGAGTCCTGAGAAAAGAACAGTCTCCGGTTTGGTTGCTAATGGCCTTAACCAGAGCAGCACCAGCttgggcagcagcagcagcagcagcgataCGGGCCGAGGGACTCAGCAGACGC ATGCAACTCCAGGTCGCGCGGGCCGGGGCCCCGACTCTGAGCAAAGCTCCTCCCACCACGCCTCCTCCTCCAGCATCTACCAGAACTGCGCTCTGGAG GTGCTGATGTCCAGCTGCTCCCAGTGCCACTCCTGCGAGGCTCTGGTGTACGACGAGGAGATCATGGCAGGCTGGACGGCGGACGACTCCAACCTGAACACCAACTGCCCGTTCTGCCGGACAGCCTTCCTTCCGCTGCTGCATGTGGAATTTCACGACCTCCGCATGACCCCCGA tttttatatgaATCCGAGTGCGTCTGGAGAAAGCATTCACAGCAACACCGCTCAGCCCACAGCCAGCAGCTTGGCCGACATAAAGACACCCGACCTCATCACTTTCTCAGAGGAGACGAAGGAGACGCCGGACAATCGTCCTGCAGCTCATAAGAG TCTGGTTCCGGAGCCGGTCCAGTCGGACCCCCTGGGCCTCCTGGTGCACCCGGCAGCAGGGAAGCAGGAGAAAAGCAGCGGGACGTCGCTGACGCGCAGCAACAGCGTTGGGGGTCCGCTGCAGAGCCTGGACTACACCCTGAGACCCGGACACGGCGTCTCCACCACCAGCCTGCCCTGCAGCCTGCACGAAGTGTCG gATGGCATTGGCAAAAAACGTCCAAATCCCAAGCCGGTGTCCGTCCCGTACCTGAGCCCTCTGGTCCTGCGCAAAGAGCTGGAGACCCTGTTGGAGAACGAAGGAGACCAG GTCATCTACACCCACAAGTTCCTCAGTCAGCATCCAATTATTTTCTGGAACCTGGTGTGGTACTTCCGCCGCCTGGACCTCCCGTCTCACCTGCCGGGCCTCATCCTGACTTCTGAACACTGCAACAACGGAGTCCAG CTCCCCCTGACGTCGCTGTCTCAGGATAGTAAGCACGTCTTCGTCCAGCTGCTGTGGGACAACATCAACCTGCATCAGGAACCCGAGGAACCGCTCTACCTCCTCTGGAGGACCTTTT TGGAGAAAAAGGGGACTTTAGCTCCAACAGATCATCAGGAGATCCGAACCCTTCTCAACGCCATCGTTAGAAACATCCAGACCAACGACGTCTACGGTCCCATCAACCTGCTGCTGCGGGAGATCAAACGCCGTCCAGACGGCGTCAAACGGCAAAG GAGTATTTACAGAGAAATTCTGTTTCTCTCACTGGTGGCTTTGGGACGAGAGAACATTGACATAG AGGCCTTCGACAGGGAGTACCGGCAGGCCTACGACCAGCTGAGCCCGGAGCAGCTAAAGTCTCTGCACCGCATGGACCGCCCGCCCAGCACCAGCATCCAGTGgtgtctgaaatgttttggcGCCCCTTTCATCTGA
- the dennd4c gene encoding DENN domain-containing protein 4C isoform X1 — translation MIEDKGHRVTDYFVVAGLTDKPTPLEQDLSETKSGGPKAPITDLAVINRSAGETAPEGFTCIETTYSGQPANLNHGSLKSPELFLCYKRVRGKPPLIDIGVLYEGKDRLIQGCEVIQATPYGRCANVNNSSANSQRIFVTLRRAPPVQPQNSLAVTDICVIITSKGETPPHTFCKVDRNLNCGMWGSNVFLCYKKSVSASNSISYKAGLIFRYPEEDYESFPLSESVPLFCLPMGSKIECWAPNTRDPLPVFSTFVLTISSGEKVYGSAIQFYEPYSVDLLSEKQKIQLGLLTAVEKKMIPNRSVNTNKCICLLSRWPFFESFRKFLMFIYKLSVSGPHPLPIEKHISHFMHYVSFPSPQRPRILVQLSAHDTLILSQPVCTPLPLSGADYGTLLMNLGAENCATLLHFVLLESKILLHSLRPAVLTGVAEAVVAMIFPFQWQCPYIPLCPLSLAGVLNAPCPFIVGVDSRYFDLYDPPPDVVCVDLDTNTIYLSDEKKHSNWKYLPKKPCKSLINSLSNLHHQLVTVAVRQTPHEDSALDLTPIDADFTWHKKKMSLEMEIQEAFLRFMASILKGYRSYLKPITQAPSEKATAADSLYDLQGFLKSRDRAHQKFYSQLTKTQIFIRFIEECTFVSDKDTGLAFFDDCVEKLFPFDKINDKSTKVEGDSSEDTKLLELDESQKSEHTVFVMPPEPLADNGSEPAPQYTYKGFPRLQLSLFDRPRELRPALSTRAAGASLSSSPALLAKRTKQEIKLAYKLAKRFYSNPPQWARCLFSHCYSMWFICLPAGVRLAKSKSRAMQQAYNVLLKMRATEVEILDEVCYRVVMQLCGVWGLPVMAVRVLVEMKKAGVHPNAITYGYYNKAVLESPWPSRNRSGLFMWTKLRNVVRGVAQFKQIQNHTLSKKKTPTITTTAAPGEESGVTDADNLSHGSAHSSNEVNGEEHNEDTADGCNTGRQSDQGYGSKDELHQELAEPSPTEEHSAGQRNSDEKTLNGGDIAGSVDSAVAVAEPLSPVDVPSPVPSIVRLSTGSFDGGRETKPGKLFRNLSKTDSVSLPDPDASLAVGEAPPPSQHQRQKAFLERSCSFSAETRAGMLLEKGVDHMASQMGADARILAAALSGTQSPPPHSKSKALFEDLEEESGDDKNPSKEEAKGEVKNEETKVKVTEIKKEKRERKQTESHEDESGARGATLERADVKAGADPLSLMVSENEESASISSQDPPRSVPTVVSRNLAEEIEMYMSLRSPLGSKSSSMELQQGQGDAPYVNQPEKPLERRPSLPVHPVKSAGSSPADTPKRSPKTVTRSKTFAVKMKTSASATASPAPKSSSLTALVKSSQAGSLGSVINTFSGIKMDSLLSGAKIDVLKSSMKHAANVGSKMWGAMASAFTYSDDEDEQPQGVGGFPGGLDEHMLSSHDLAESPEKRTVSGLVANGLNQSSTSLGSSSSSSDTGRGTQQTHATPGRAGRGPDSEQSSSHHASSSSIYQNCALEVLMSSCSQCHSCEALVYDEEIMAGWTADDSNLNTNCPFCRTAFLPLLHVEFHDLRMTPDFYMNPSASGESIHSNTAQPTASSLADIKTPDLITFSEETKETPDNRPAAHKSLVPEPVQSDPLGLLVHPAAGKQEKSSGTSLTRSNSVGGPLQSLDYTLRPGHGVSTTSLPCSLHEVSDGIGKKRPNPKPVSVPYLSPLVLRKELETLLENEGDQVIYTHKFLSQHPIIFWNLVWYFRRLDLPSHLPGLILTSEHCNNGVQLPLTSLSQDSKHVFVQLLWDNINLHQEPEEPLYLLWRTFLEKKGTLAPTDHQEIRTLLNAIVRNIQTNDVYGPINLLLREIKRRPDGVKRQRSIYREILFLSLVALGRENIDIEAFDREYRQAYDQLSPEQLKSLHRMDRPPSTSIQWCLKCFGAPFI, via the exons AGTGCTGTATGAGGGCAAGGACCGTCTGATCCAGGGCTGCGAGGTCATCCAGGCCACGCCGTACGGACGCTGCGCCAACGTCAACAACAGCTCTGCCAACTCGCAGCGCATCTTCGTCACTTTGCGCCGAGCCCCTCCGGTCCAGCCTCAGAATTCCCTGGCAGTGACAGACATCTGCGTGATCATCACCAGCAAGGGCGAGACACCGCCACACACCTTCTGCAAAGTGGACAGGAACCTGAACTGTGGCATG TGGGGTTCCAATGTGTTCCTGTGTTACAAGAAATCGGTATCGGCGTCCAACTCTATAAGTTACAAAGCAG gttTAATCTTTCGTTACCCCGAAGAGGACTATGAATCTTTTCCTCTGTCGGAGTCTGTACCTCTTTTCTGTTTGCCAATGGGTTCCAAGATTGAATGCTGGGCGCCGAACACCCGCGACCCTCTGCCGGTTTTCTCTACGTTTGTCCTAACCATCTCTTCTGGTGAAAAG GTTTACGGATCAGCCATCCAGTTCTACGAACCGTACTCTGTTGATCTTCTGAGCGAGAAGCAGAAGATCCAGCTGGGTCTGCTCACCGCTGTGGAGAAGAAGATGATCCCCAACCGCTCCGTAAACACCAACAAATGCATCTGTCTGCTGTCCCGCTGGCCCTTCTTCGAATCGTTCCGCAAGTTCCTGATGTTTATCTACAAGCTCTCGGTCTCAGGCCCACATCCACTGCCCATTGAAAA GCACATCTCGCACTTCATGCACTATGTGTCATTTCCTTCCCCTCAAAGGCCCAGAATCCTTGTCCAG CTCTCGGCACATGACACTTTGATACTGTCTCAGCCCGTGTGTACTCCCTTACCCCTCAG tGGGGCAGATTACGGCACTTTGCTGATGAATCTGGGTGCAGAAAACTGCGCCACGCTGCTGCACTTTGTCCTGCTGGAGAGCAAGATTCTGCTTCACTCGCTGAGGCCCGCCGTGCTCACCGGAGTGGCTGAGGCTGTGGTAGCT ATGATCTTCCCCTTCCAGTGGCAGTGCCCCTACATCCCGCTGTGCCCCCTGTCTCTGGCAGGCGTCCTCAACGCGCCATGTCCTTTCATTGTTGGTGTCGACTCGCGCTACTTTGACCTGTACGACCCCCCGCCAGATGTTGTCTGTGTGGACCTGGACACCAACACCATCTATCT GTCGGATGAGAAGAAACACAGCAACTGGAAGTACCTCCCAAAGAAGCCCTGCAAGAGTCTGATCAACTCGCTGAGCAACTTGCACCACCAGCTGGTCACAG TGGCAGTTCGCCAAACTCCACACGAGGACTCGGCTTTGGACCTGACCCCCATCGACGCGGACTTCACCTGGCACAAGAAGAAGATGTCCCTGGAGATGGAGATCCAGGAAGCCTTCCTACGGTTCATGGCCTCCATCCTGAAGGGCTACCGCTCCTACCTCAAACCCATCACCCAGGCACCCTCTGAGAAGGCCACGGCCGCGGACTCCCTTTACGACCTGCAAG GTTTCCTAAAAAGCAGAGACCGCGCCCATCAGAAGTTTTACTCCCAGCTCACAAAGACCCAGATATTCATCCGTTTTATCGAGGAATGCACCTTCGTCAGCGACAAAGACACCGGCCTGGCCTTTTTCGATGACTGTGTGGAGAAG CTTTTTCCCTTTGATAAAATCAACGACAAGAGTACCAAG GTTGAAGGAGATTCATCTGAGGACACCAAACTGCTGGAGCTGGATGAGTCTCAGAAGAGCGAGCACACGGTTTTCGTAATGCCTCCAGAGCCTCTGGCCGACAACGGATCTGAACCCGCCCCTCAATACAC ATATAAAGGTTTCCCCAGACTGCAGCTGAGTCTGTTTGACCGGCCCAGAGAGTTGCGTCCTGCGCTGAGCACCAGAGCAGCGGGGGCCAGTCTGTCCAGCAGCCCTGCACTGCTGGCTAAGAGAACCAAGCAG GAGATTAAGCTGGCCTACAAGCTGGCGAAGCGTTTCTACTCCAACCCGCCGCAGTGGGCGCGCTGCCTGTTCAGCCACTGCTACAGTATGTGGTTCATCTGCCTGCCTGCAGGTGTGCGGCTGGCCAAGTCCAAGAGCCGAGCCATGCAGCAGGCCTACAACGTGCTGCTGAAGATGAGGGCCACTGAGGTGGAGATTCTGGACGAG GTGTGCTACAGAGTGGTGATGCAGCTCTGCGGTGTGTGGGGTCTCCCTGTTATGGCTGTGCGAGTCCTGGTAGAGATGAAAAAAGCCGGAGTTCATCCGAACGCCATCACATACGGATACTATAACaag GCCGTCCTGGAAAGCCCCTGGCCGAGTCGAAACCGCAGCGGCCTCTTCATGTGGACCAAGCTGCGTAACGTCGTTCGTGGAGTGGCCCAGTTCAAGCAAATCCAAAATCACACATTGTCCAAGAAGAAGACGCCCACGATAACGACCACAG CTGCACCAGGAGAAGAGTCCGGAGTCACAGATGCTGATAATCTGAGCCACGGAAGCGCTCACAGCTCCAATGAAGTGAACGGCGAGGAGCACAACGAGGACACAGCAGACGGCTGCAACACAG GAAGACAGTCTGACCAAGGATACGGTTCTAAGGATGAGCTGCACCAGGAGCTGGCAGAGCCTTCACCTACAGAAGAGCATTCAGCTGGCCAGAGAAACTCTGATGAAAAGACCCTTAATG GTGGCGACATTGCAGGCTCAGTGGACAGTGCAGTGGCAGTGGCAGAGCCCCTCAGTCCTGTTGATGTCCCTTCACCCGTCCCCAGCATTGTTAGGCTCTCCACTGGAAGCTTTGATGGTGGCAGGGAAACCA AACCTGGGAAGCTGTTCCGGAATCTCAGTAAGACAGATAGCGTGTCGCTGCCAGATCCCGACGCCTCGCTGGCGGTGGGGGAAGCCCCGCCACCGTCCCAGCATCAACGGCAGAAAGCCTTCTTGGAGCGTAGCTGCAGCTTCAGCGCCGAAACCCGCGCTGGGATGCTCCTGGAGAAAGGTGTGGACCACATGGCCAGCCAGATGGGCGCAGACGCCCGCATCCTGGCCGCAGCGCTCTCAGGGACTCAGAGTCCGCCGCCACACAGCAAGTCCAAAGCACTTTTCGAAGACCTTGAGGAAGAGTCAGGGGACGATAAAAACCCTTCAAAGGAGGAGGCTAAAGGAGAAGTTAAAAATGAGGAGACAAAGGTGAAGGTCACTGAGATCAagaaggagaaaagagagaggaagcAGACGGAGTCGCATGAGGATGAGTCCGGAGCGCGAGGAGCCACACTGGAGAGGGCCGATGTGAAGGCGGGGGCCGACCCGCTCTCCCTCATGGTGTCGGAGAATGAAGAATCAGCGTCCATTAGCAGCCAGGATCCCCCGCGCTCCGTCCCTACCGTTGTATCCCGCAACCTGGCCGAGGAAATCGAAATGTACATGAGTCTGAGGAGCCCACTGGGGTCGAAGTCCTCCAGCatggagctgcagcagggcCAGGGAGACGCCCCCTACGTAAATCAGCCCGAAAAGCCTCTGGAGCGGAGGCCCAGCCTCCCCGTTCATCCGGTCAAAAGCGCCGGCAGCTCGCCGGCCGACACGCCCAAACGCAGCCCGAAAACTGTCACTCGCTCCAAGACTTTTGCTGTGAAGATGAAAACATCTGCGAGCGCTACGGCGAGCCCCGCCCCTAAATCCTCCTCGCTCACGGCGCTGGTTAAGTCCTCGCAGGCGGGATCGCTGGGATCCGTCATCAACACCTTTTCAGGCATTAAAATGGACTCATTGCTGTCAGGAGCCAAAATCGATGTGCTGAAGTCGAGCATGAAGCACGCGGCGAATGTGGGCAGTAAAATGTGGGGGGCCATGGCATCAGCCTTTACTTACTCAGATGACGAG GATGAGCAGCCTCAGGGCGTGGGCGGTTTCCCTGGCGGTCTGGATGAACACATGTTGTCTTCACATGATTTGGCTGAGAGTCCTGAGAAAAGAACAGTCTCCGGTTTGGTTGCTAATGGCCTTAACCAGAGCAGCACCAGCttgggcagcagcagcagcagcagcgataCGGGCCGAGGGACTCAGCAGACGC ATGCAACTCCAGGTCGCGCGGGCCGGGGCCCCGACTCTGAGCAAAGCTCCTCCCACCACGCCTCCTCCTCCAGCATCTACCAGAACTGCGCTCTGGAG GTGCTGATGTCCAGCTGCTCCCAGTGCCACTCCTGCGAGGCTCTGGTGTACGACGAGGAGATCATGGCAGGCTGGACGGCGGACGACTCCAACCTGAACACCAACTGCCCGTTCTGCCGGACAGCCTTCCTTCCGCTGCTGCATGTGGAATTTCACGACCTCCGCATGACCCCCGA tttttatatgaATCCGAGTGCGTCTGGAGAAAGCATTCACAGCAACACCGCTCAGCCCACAGCCAGCAGCTTGGCCGACATAAAGACACCCGACCTCATCACTTTCTCAGAGGAGACGAAGGAGACGCCGGACAATCGTCCTGCAGCTCATAAGAG TCTGGTTCCGGAGCCGGTCCAGTCGGACCCCCTGGGCCTCCTGGTGCACCCGGCAGCAGGGAAGCAGGAGAAAAGCAGCGGGACGTCGCTGACGCGCAGCAACAGCGTTGGGGGTCCGCTGCAGAGCCTGGACTACACCCTGAGACCCGGACACGGCGTCTCCACCACCAGCCTGCCCTGCAGCCTGCACGAAGTGTCG gATGGCATTGGCAAAAAACGTCCAAATCCCAAGCCGGTGTCCGTCCCGTACCTGAGCCCTCTGGTCCTGCGCAAAGAGCTGGAGACCCTGTTGGAGAACGAAGGAGACCAG GTCATCTACACCCACAAGTTCCTCAGTCAGCATCCAATTATTTTCTGGAACCTGGTGTGGTACTTCCGCCGCCTGGACCTCCCGTCTCACCTGCCGGGCCTCATCCTGACTTCTGAACACTGCAACAACGGAGTCCAG CTCCCCCTGACGTCGCTGTCTCAGGATAGTAAGCACGTCTTCGTCCAGCTGCTGTGGGACAACATCAACCTGCATCAGGAACCCGAGGAACCGCTCTACCTCCTCTGGAGGACCTTTT TGGAGAAAAAGGGGACTTTAGCTCCAACAGATCATCAGGAGATCCGAACCCTTCTCAACGCCATCGTTAGAAACATCCAGACCAACGACGTCTACGGTCCCATCAACCTGCTGCTGCGGGAGATCAAACGCCGTCCAGACGGCGTCAAACGGCAAAG GAGTATTTACAGAGAAATTCTGTTTCTCTCACTGGTGGCTTTGGGACGAGAGAACATTGACATAG AGGCCTTCGACAGGGAGTACCGGCAGGCCTACGACCAGCTGAGCCCGGAGCAGCTAAAGTCTCTGCACCGCATGGACCGCCCGCCCAGCACCAGCATCCAGTGgtgtctgaaatgttttggcGCCCCTTTCATCTGA